A section of the Vicinamibacteria bacterium genome encodes:
- a CDS encoding efflux RND transporter periplasmic adaptor subunit — protein MTKHRIECVTGLVFALACLAACGRQSEPLEPAKAEADVTPAPLPEDVQRGLAAVAETMPTETSSVLVETGELVSPVRSELSAKFPGRVGRVFVDDGARVRKGQPLLEIESDYLRLERDRAEAALARNRAAVEEARRDFERKQDLLEKGSVSQALYDRTKAVLDQAEAALAEAEASRALAQQRLDDVVLVSPIDGIVAERRTDVGERLGEATVAFVIVQVSPLRVRFRLPERYLASVQHGQIVRARVDPYPEEIFEGRVTNVVRAVDAATRSFVVEAEIPNRDERLKPGLFARVELDLDEEKIS, from the coding sequence ATGACGAAGCATCGCATCGAGTGCGTGACAGGCCTCGTCTTCGCGCTGGCCTGTCTCGCGGCCTGTGGCAGGCAGAGCGAGCCCCTCGAGCCAGCGAAAGCGGAAGCGGATGTCACACCCGCACCGCTCCCCGAGGACGTTCAGCGAGGACTCGCCGCAGTCGCCGAAACGATGCCAACGGAGACCTCGTCGGTCCTCGTCGAAACCGGTGAGCTCGTCTCGCCCGTCCGATCCGAGCTCTCCGCCAAGTTTCCTGGCCGGGTGGGGAGAGTCTTCGTGGACGACGGCGCGCGGGTGCGCAAGGGCCAGCCGCTTCTCGAGATCGAGAGCGACTACCTGCGCCTCGAGAGGGACCGCGCCGAAGCCGCGCTGGCTCGTAATCGAGCCGCGGTCGAAGAGGCCCGGCGCGACTTCGAGCGAAAGCAAGATCTGCTCGAGAAGGGCTCGGTCTCCCAAGCGCTCTACGATCGCACCAAAGCGGTGCTCGACCAGGCCGAAGCGGCGCTCGCCGAAGCCGAAGCCTCTCGGGCCCTCGCCCAGCAACGACTCGACGACGTCGTCCTCGTGTCGCCCATCGACGGTATCGTCGCCGAACGGAGGACCGATGTGGGTGAACGTCTCGGCGAAGCAACGGTTGCCTTCGTCATCGTCCAGGTCTCGCCTTTGAGAGTGCGGTTTCGTTTGCCCGAACGATATCTCGCCTCGGTGCAACACGGTCAGATCGTTCGGGCGCGCGTGGATCCCTACCCCGAGGAGATCTTCGAAGGAAGGGTCACCAACGTCGTGCGCGCCGTGGACGCGGCGACGAGAAGCTTCGTGGTCGAG